The following proteins come from a genomic window of Rutidosis leptorrhynchoides isolate AG116_Rl617_1_P2 chromosome 10, CSIRO_AGI_Rlap_v1, whole genome shotgun sequence:
- the LOC139871669 gene encoding protein NRT1/ PTR FAMILY 8.2-like, whose product MADAPDTYNKIETLEQEDVYTKDGTLDYKNNPANKNTTGTWRACPYILGNECCERLAYYGMSTNLLLYFKYNLNQHSATASRNLSNWSGTCYITPLIGAFAADAYLGRYWTIAIFSVIYVFGMTLLTISASVTGLKPKCVSKEDCYATTTQVAVTYVALYLVALGTGGIKPCVSSYGADQFDDADEKERKHKSSFFNWFYFSINIGALIASSVLVWIQDNVGWGWGFGIPAVAMAIAVCSFFSGTRLYRNQKPGGSPLTRICQVIVASWKKRRVDLPADKSTLYEIRDNESAIVGSRKLDHTKKFSFLDKAAVQLESDHVKESVDPWQLCTVTQVEEFKAIIKLLPIWATGIIFSTVYGQMSNLFVLQGSYMDINLNSFQIPPAALSIFDTLSVIFWVPVYDQILVPVARKYTGNKSGLTQLQRMGTGLVISIFAMLAAGILEVVRLGIVKRNNYYDLQNMPMSIFWQVPQYFLIGCAEVFTFIGQLEFFYQQAPDSMRSLCSALSLTTVALGSYLSSLLVTIVTNISTKGGKPGWIPDNLNHGQLQNFFWLLAILSVLNFGVFLLISRWYTYKKPVGTISSKFKDNGTISTERLTNSEQ is encoded by the exons ATGGCAGATGCACCAGATACTTACAACAAGATTGAGACATTAGAACAAGAAGATGTGTACACTAAAGATGGCACACTTGATTACAAGAACAACCCTGCTAACAAAAACACTACAGGAACTTGGAGAGCTTGTCCTTACATTCTTG GAAACGAATGTTGTGAAAGATTAGCGTATTATGGAATGAGCACAAATCTATTGCTTTATTTCAAATATAATCTTAATCAACATAGTGCTACAGCCTCAAGAAACCTCTCAAATTGGTCAGGAACATGTTACATAACGCCATTGATAGGCGCATTCGCTGCGGATGCATATCTAGGCAGATACTGGACTATTGCAATCTTTTCGGTCATATATGTTTTC GGAATGACATTATTGACGATATCAGCATCTGTTACGGGTCTAAAGCCAAAATGTGTATCGAAAGAGGATTGTTATGCGACCACTACTCAAGTGGCTGTAACTTATGTTGCGCTTTATTTGGTGGCTCTAGGAACCGGGGGTATCAAACCGTGCGTGTCTTCATACGGGGCTGACCAATTTGATGATGCTGATGAAAAGGAAAGGAAGCACAAGAGCTCTTTTTTCAATTGGTTTTATTTTTCAATTAATATTGGTGCATTAATCGCGTCTTCGGTTCTTGTTTGGATTCAAGATAATGTGGGTTGGGGATGGGGATTTGGAATCCCGGCTGTCGCCATGGCGATTGCTGTTTGCTCATTTTTTTCGGGTACTCGTTTGTATCGAAATCAGAAACCTGGTGGAAGCCCGTTGACCCGCATTTGTCAGGTCATCGTGGCTTCTTGGAAGAAACGTCGAGTTGACTTGCCTGCAGACAAGTCAACTTTGTATGAGATTAGGGACAACGAGTCCGCTATAGTAGGAAGCCGCAAGCTTGACCATACCAAAAAGTTCAG TTTCTTGGACAAGGCTGCAGTGCAGTTGGAATCGGATCATGTAAAAGAATCTGTCGATCCATGGCAGCTTTGCACGGTGACCCAAGTCGAAGAATTTAAAGCTATAATCAAATTGCTTCCGATTTGGGCCACCGGGATCATCTTCAGTACAGTTTATGGCCAAATGAGTAACCTATTCGTGTTACAAGGTTCGTACATGGACATAAATCTTAACTCATTCCAAATCCCACCAGCAGCTCTAAGCATTTTCGACACGTTAAGTGTCATTTTTTGGGTCCCGGTCTATGACCAAATCCTTGTACCCGTTGCCCGAAAATACACGGGCAATAAATCAGGCCTGACCCAGCTCCAAAGAATGGGAACAGGCCTAGTAATCTCGATATTCGCAATGTTAGCCGCGGGGATTTTGGAAGTCGTTCGACTTGGAATTGTTAAACGAAACAATTATTACGATCTCCAAAATATGCCCATGTCGATTTTTTGGCAAGTCCCACAATACTTCTTGATTGGTTGTGCTGAGGTTTTTACGTTTATTGGACAACTCGAATTCTTTTATCAGCAAGCTCCTGATTCGATGAGGAGTTTGTGCTCGGCGTTATCGTTGACTACTGTTGCGCTTGGAAGTTATTTGAGCTCGTTGCTTGTAACGATCGTAACGAATATTAGTACTAAAGGAGGTAAGCCCGGTTGGATACCGGATAATTTGAACCATGGTCAGTTACAAAACTTCTTTTGGTTGTTAGCGATCCTTAGCGTGTTGAATTTCGGGGTTTTTCTGCTGATTTCGAGATGGTACACTTATAAGAAACCAGTTGGAACCATTTCTAGCAAGTTTAAGGACAATGGTACTATTTCAACTGAAAGACTTACAAATTCAGAGCAGTAA